Below is a window of Actinomycetota bacterium DNA.
GGGCGCCGACGCCGACGAGGAGAGCCCGACCACATCCAGGCCTTCCAGCCACGCCGGGTCCAGCTGAGTCTCGTCTTCGATGAGGTGCGACTTCGCCCCCTGCTGCCGGGCGACCTCCACCATGCGCAGCGAGTTGGAGGAGTTGGGCGCTCCTATCACCAGCACCAGCGGCGCCCGCGCAGCGAGCACCTTGACGGCCGCCTGGCGGTTGGTCGTCGCGTAGCAGATGTCGTCTTTGGTCGGCGCGGTGATCGCCGGAAACCGACGCTGGAGCGTGTCGATGATGTCCTTGGTCTCGTCCACGGACAAAGTTGTCTGGGTCAGGTACGAAAGCGAGTCCGGGTCGGCGACTGAAAGCGCCTCGGCCTCCGCGACGTCCTGGACCAGGACCGTCCGGTCGGGAGCCTCGCCCATCGTCCCCTCGACCTCCTCGTGGCCCTTGTGCCCGATGAGCACGATGGTCCGGTCGCGGTCCGCAAACCGCCTCGCCTCGATGTGGACCTTGCTCACGAGCGGGCACGTGGCGTCGATGAGATCGAGACCACGCTGGCGCGCCATCTCGTAGACGGCCGGCGACGACCCGTGGGCGGAAAGCACCGCGTGGGAGCCGGGCGGGATCAGGTCGACTTCGTCCACGAACACGGCCCCCCGGCGCTCCAAACCCTCCACCACATGGCGGTTGTGGACGATCTGCTTGCGGACGTACACGGGGGGCCCGTGGATCTCCAGCGCGCGCTCGACTATCTCGACAGCGCGATCGACGCCGGCGCACCAGCCGCGGGGGGCCGCGAGCAGGACCTTTCGAAGGGACACGCCTCCATGGTGACCGATACCGGGGGCCCGGGAGGGACAACCGCGAGGAGATGAGCCGCGCGGCGGACCCTGCCCCGTCCGGCCGCCGGTAGAATCGTCGGACCGCCCCGCGCTCGATCGAAAGGCCTCCAGCTTGGCAAGGGCAGCCGCTTCGAAGAACGTCTACGACGCCTTCGCCCGGTTCTTCGAGAAGATCCAGTCGAACGTGGAGCAGGTGATCCAGGGCAAGCCCGATGTCGTGCGCCTGTCCGTGCTCGCGCTCGTGGCCGAAGGACACCTGCTCGTGGAGGACGTCCCCGGCGTGGGCAAGACGATGCTGGCCAAGGCCCTCGCCCGCTCGCTGGGCTGCAGCTTCAGGCGCATCCAGTTCACCCCGGACCTTTTGCCGACCGACATCACCGGCGTGCGGATATGGACGCGCGACAAGCGCGAGACGGAGTTCCGGCCGGGACCGATCTTCGCCCAGATCGTGCTGGGCGACGAGATCAACCGCGCGTCGCCGAAGACGCAGGCCGCGCTGCTCGAGTCCATGGAGGAAAGGCAGGTGACCCTGGACGGCCAGACGATGGACCTGGAGCGCCCGTTCATGGTCATCGCCACCC
It encodes the following:
- a CDS encoding 4-hydroxy-3-methylbut-2-enyl diphosphate reductase, which translates into the protein MSLRKVLLAAPRGWCAGVDRAVEIVERALEIHGPPVYVRKQIVHNRHVVEGLERRGAVFVDEVDLIPPGSHAVLSAHGSSPAVYEMARQRGLDLIDATCPLVSKVHIEARRFADRDRTIVLIGHKGHEEVEGTMGEAPDRTVLVQDVAEAEALSVADPDSLSYLTQTTLSVDETKDIIDTLQRRFPAITAPTKDDICYATTNRQAAVKVLAARAPLVLVIGAPNSSNSLRMVEVARQQGAKSHLIEDETQLDPAWLEGLDVVGLSSSASAPEWLVERVLDHLKSFGPAEVEEVRVVDEDVRFPLPREVLLRRKTPAAR